DNA sequence from the Geobacter sp. AOG2 genome:
AGGAGCAGGGCCTCTTTTTCGGTGTCGGTCAGCATTACCTCGATGTCGACTACCTTGGCCACCAGGAATTTGACGTGGTAGCGCCCATCTCCGGTCGCGCCGAAATAGGTGCGCACCCGCTGGCGCAGGTTGCGGGCCTTGCCCACGTAGATGATCTCACCTTTGCCGTCGCGCATCAGGTACACGCCGGGCGAGGTGGGCAGTTGCCGTATCTTGTCTTCCAGGCTCATGGGCATAATAGTACCGGCATACGTGATGAATGCAAAGCCCAACTTTTGCATCAGTGCTGCTTAATTTATATGCAAATGCCTAAATAAAGTGCATGTTATTTTCGGGCAGGTGATGCGTGTTTTAATTATAACGAGGTGTTACGCCTGAAAAAGGTTTGGCAATATTTTTGCTTACATCAATAGGTTTTGTCCAATGGCGGGCAAAACATACTGGATCGCATCCGCAGGTGTTCAAAAAGGCGGCAAACGGGTTGGAGCGGCTTGTCCGTGTGATAAGCCCTTCGCCGCGGCCACGGACGATGAGCCTGGCGGGTACGGGCGGTAACAGATTACCAACGGGGGTAGTGTGTATGGAGACCATGTCAACGGTGACTGGCCTGAAGAGTAGCGGCGATGTGCTTTTTCTGATGTTGGGGGCGGTGATGGTCTTTGCCATGCACGCCGGGTTTGCCTTCCTCGAGGTGGGCACGGTGCGTAAGAAGAACCAGGTCAACGCCTTTGTCAAGATCCTCACCGACTGGTCGGTCTCGACAGTCGTCTATTTCGTGGTCGGTTTCCCGATCGCCTACGGCATCTCCTTTCTGAAACCGGTGGAAGATTTGCTGGGCAAGACCCAGGGCTATGATCTGGTGCATTACTTCTTTCTGCTCTGTTTTGCCGCCTGTATCCCGGCCATCATTTCCGGCGGCATTGCGGAACGGGCCAAGTTCTGGCCGCAGGTGACCGCGGGGGCGATCTTTGCCGGGCTCTCCTACCCCCTGTTCGAATCGTTCATCTGGGGCAAGAACAGTTCTCTGCTGCAAGGAATCTTCAAAAATATCGGCGGGGCCGAGTTCCACGATTATGCCGGATCGGTGGTGGTGCATTCCATCGGCGGCTGGATCGCCCTGCCGGCCGTGATCGTGCTCGGACCGCGCATGGGGCGCTATATCCATGGCAAATCCCATGCGTTGCCGATCAGCAGCATCCCCTTTCTGGCGCTGGGCTCCTGGATACTGGCAGTGGGGTGGTTCGGCTTCAACGTGATGAGCGCCGGCAACCTGGAAAAGATCTCCGGCCTGGTGGCCGTCAATTCCCTGATGGCCATGGTGGGTGGCGTGCTGGCCGCCCTGGTGGCGGGCAGGAACGACCCCGGTTTTGTACACAACGGGGCTCTGGCCGGTTTGATCGCCGTGTGTGCGGGGAGCGATATCATGCACCCCCTGGCCTCCTTCGTGGTGGGATGCGTAGCCTCGGTGATCTTCGTCTACGGTTTTCACTACGAGCAGGAAATTCTGAAGATCGACGACGTCCTGGGCGTCTGGCCGCTGCATGGGGTGATCGGTTCATGGGGCGGCATCGCTGCCGGTATTTTTGGCCAAAAGGCCTTGGGCGGCATGGGCGGAGTAACCTTTGTCTCCCAACTCGTCGGGACCCTTTCGGCCATCATCTTCGCCCTGGTCAGCGGCTTTGTGGTCTATGGAATCCTCAGTAAGTCGGTGGGCATCCGCCTTAGCCCGGATCAGGAATTTGCCGGTGCCGACCTGGCTATCCACAAGATCGGTGCCTATCCCGAGGATCATGTCCGTTGACCGAGTTGAAGGCATTCGGCTTTCTGTCGCAACGGGCCGCCTAACACATGGAAATAACCTTTTCTTTCGTTGACAAGGCCACGGAGAGATGCTATCTAGAAGGCATTTTACCTGACATTTCGCAGCTCTCCGTGCGCCATCGTATCGCGTGTCGGCCAAGAAGAGGTTACTTGCCGTGATTTTAATGAAATTTTGCCGCAATATTTTGTTTCGGTATCTCCTCGTAGTGGCAATTATTTCATCTCTCGTTGTCCCTCCCGCATTTTGTCAGGAAACCGAAGACTCCCAGATTTTCATGTCGGGCTTCAACGCCTACCAGCAGAAGAATTATGCCAGCGCCATCAAGAGGATGAACGAGGTACTGCAAAAGTACCCCGACTCCCCCCTGCGTGATATGGCCATCTTCTGGCTTGCCCGCTCCTATTTCAAAAACGGCGACCAGCAGGATGCCGCCCGCTATATGTCCCAGTTTGCCAAGGAGTACCCCGATAATCCTTTGAGGGCGACTGTGGAGGATGAACTGCTCGCGTTAACAGCCCGCTACGATAAAGGAGAGAAGTTACCGGCCGGCGAAGCGCCAGCCAAGCAGGCGCAAGCCCCGAAAGTTAAACCGGAACCGGAACAGCTTACCAAACAGCAGGCTGAGAAGGAACGCCTCGCCAAGCAGCAGGCCGATCAGGAGCGTCAGACTGCCGAGAAGGCCGAGCAGGAACAGCAAGCGAGGGAGCAGGCCGCGAAGGCCGAGCTTGCCAAGCAGCAGGCCGAAAAAGACCGTCTCGCCAAACTGAAGGCCGAGCAGGAACGCCTAGCCGCAGAAAAGGCCGAACAGGAGCGCTTGGCGAAAGAGCAGGCGGCCAAGGAGCAACTTGCCAAGCAGCAGGCTGAAAAGGAACGCCTCGCCAAACAACAGGCCGACCAGGAGCGTCAGGCCAGCGATAAGGTTGAACAAGAACAGCAGGCCAAGCAGCAGGCCGCGAAGGCTGAGCTTGCCAAACAGCAGGCCGAAAAAGACCGTCTCGCCAAACTGAAGGCCGAGCAGGAACGCCTGGCCGCAGAAAAGGCCGAACAGGAGCGCTTGGCGAAGGAACAGGCGGCCAAGGAGCAGCTTGCCAAGCAGCAGGCTGAAAAGGAACGCCTCGCCAAACAACAGGCCGACCAGGAGCGTCAGGCCAGCGATAAGGTTGAACAAGAACAGCAGGCCAAGCAGCAGGCCGCGAAGGCCGAGCTTGCCAAACAACGGGCTGAACAGGAGCGCCTTGCCAAACTGAGGGCCGAGCAGGAACGTTTGGCAGTTGAAAAGGCTGATCTGGAGCGATTGGCGAAGGAACAGGCGGCCAAAGAACAGTTTGCTAAACAACGGGCTGAAAAGGAGCACCTTGCCAAGCAACAGGCCGACCAGGAGCGTATTGCCGCCGAGCAGGCTGAACAGGAAAAGTTGGCACAACAGCAAGGCGCTCAGAAACAGGCCTTCCAGGAAAAACAGGCGGCCGAACAGGCCGAAATAATGCGCCTTGCGCGGGAAAAGGCTGAACAAAAACGGCTAGCCATTCTCAAGGAGGAAGAAGAGAGCAAGGCCGCCGAGCAGGCTACCCAGCAGCGCAGGGTGGCCGTGCAGGCCGAGCGTGAACTCCTGGCGAAACGGAAGGCAGAAGAAGAGCGTGCCGCTGCCGAGGCAGCGGCTGCCGTCGAAGCGGGCAGGGCAGAGCAACGGCAGGTGGCCGCCAAGGCGGAAGAAGAGCGCCAGGCCAAGAACCGTCTGGTAGAGGAAAAAACGCGTGCCGAGAAGGCAATGCTGCGCGAAAAGGCCATCGCCCAGTATAAATCGATCATCGAGAACTATCCCGGTAGCAGTGCTGCCGTTACGGCAGCCGCCAAGCTGAAGGGGCTTGGGGTTGCGGTTGCCCTGCCGCCCCAGGCCGCTCCGGTTGAGCGCCAGGAGAACGCGCAGGTACTGAGGTTCGAAGTGGGGCAGTACGTCGGCTTCGAGTTTAACCTTCTGGCCCAGCCCAAGGCATACGAAGTTGCGCAACGAACCAGCATCCCGTTCGAGGTCATCAATCGCGGTAACGGCAGTGATTCTTTCAGCCTGGAATCCGCCTTCCCGGCTGAATTCAGGGCCGGGTTCGCTGCCGCCGGAGCCCCGGAAAAGAGCATCAGGGAAACGCCGAAACTAGCTCCCGGCGAGGTGTTCAGGGGAGTTATCAGCTTTGAGATTCCCCCTGCCAGTATCGACGGCCTGAAGATCACGTATCCCGTCAAGGCGGCTTCAACCCTCATGACCGAAGCGAGCCAGTCGCGAGAGGTTGCCATGACCGCCTCGGCCCCGCTTCTGCGGGCCGTGTTGAAGGCGGATAAAACTCACCTCTTGCCTGGCGGACAGGTCGCCTACCGCATTGTCGTCCTCAACATCGGGACCATGGCCGCCAAGGATGTTACCCTCAACTTGAATTATCCCCCACAACTTGAACCGCTGGATTATTCCGCTACCGGGTTCAAACAGGGTATGAAGTCCGTAATGATCAGCGATGGACTGCATATTAAGTCTGGCGAAAGCAGGGAGTTCAGCGTCGCCTTCCGCCTGAAGGACGATTCCTTGGCCGGCCAGGAATTGATCACCCGGGCGGAGTTGGTTAATAACCCGCTCAAGACCACGGCGGCCTTTGTCTCGAATGTAGCCTACATCGACCCGCAGCACGGCGTCGCGATCCGTACGGCCGCTGAAGAGCGGTTGGTAGTCATTCCGGGACAGACCACCACAATCCCGTTCGTCGTGACCAATACCGGCAACGTGAGCGAAAAATATCGGATTGCGGCCAACCTGAAGTCACCACAGGAGACGGTGGTCATCTATCATGATATCAACCGTGACGGCATTCGCCAGGCGAATGAGCCGGCGATCACCGAGATCGGTCCGCTGGCTCCCAAGGAAGAGGCCGCCGTCATTGTGGAGGTCAAGACCCCGAGGAGCGTCAATGACGGGACGGAAGGCAACGTGCAGCTCAGCCTCACACCCGAGGGCGATACGACCCGCACGGCTTTTGCCTCTGCCCACCTCTTCTATTCGCGTCCGGTGCTGAAGATGGCCATCGCTGCCCGCGATGGCCGCCTAAAACCGGGAGAGGTTGCATCTTTCGATCTGACCATCACCAACGGCGGCTCCAACTTGGCCCGGATCGTGGAACTCCAGAGTACCTGGCCCGAGCAGCTCGAGTTGATTGGCGCCGATCCTTCCAACAGTTCCGTTTCCAACGGGAATATCCTCTGGAAGTTCAAGGAACTGGGCGCCGGAGAAAAGAAGGCAATCAAGGTTTCGTTCAGGGTCAGGCACGGTATCGGGGTCGGGACGAATATTCAGGTCAAGAATATCCTGACTTATGAAGATCAACTGGGGAACAGGTACTGACATGGCACGATGTCCATGGAAAACTGCTGCTGCAGCGTTGATTTTTTTGCTGGTCGTGCCGGCGTGGGGTGAACAGCAATACCTCTATTCGCCCAAGCCTGCCGGTCCGGAGGAACAGAGCCAGGGAAAGGACGGCATACTTGTCCGCGAGGTACCGGTGGAGAAAGGGGATACGCTTTCCGGAATTTCACGCCGGTTCAGCGGTCATGGCTCCTACTACCCCCAAATATTGCTCTTCAATGATGTGAAAGACCCTAATCTTATCTATGCCGGCTCAACCCTCAGGGTTCCGGTCGGCAAGGGACGGGAGGCGGGAACCTCCGAGGCAGTTCCGGCCCCATCGACCGGGAAAAAGGCCGGCCGGCATACCAGGATGAAGAAGGTGTCCCGCCCTGTTCAGGCCGCACCGTCCGCTGTGGTGCCGTCAAGGCGCAAACAGCAGCCGGTAACCGGCAAGGCTCATTCCGGCTACGATTCAATGGAGCTTTCCCCCAGTGACCTGAAACGGCTTGAAGTCGGGCGTGAGAAGAAGACGGCGGTTCGGAAAAAGACCGCGCCTGAAGGGCATAAGCGTGCTGCTGGTGGAGGGGAGAAGGTAAAACAGCCGTTTGGCGGGGAGCGTGTGACGAAAAGTGCGCCAGCGGCACCAGTTCCGGCGGCAACGGGTGAGGAGGCCAGCCAGAAGCTGTTCGCCCAAGCTGTCAAGGCCTATCGTCAGGATGACTTTCGCTCGGCCTTGGACCTGTTCGACCGTTTTTTGACAATGAACCCCGGCTCATCTCTGGCAGCTGACGCCAGCCTCTACAAGGCGGAATGTTATCTGAAACTCTCCAACCAGTAACAGCGAGTGCAGTCAGAATACACAAACAGCCTCCGGCTCCCTGCCGGCGGCTGTTCCTTTTTGCAGCACATTATCTCTTTACCCCCAAATACGCTGGCACGATCTTGTCTACTGCCACGTCATAACAAAGGCTCGCAGTCGACCGCCCTTCTCGTCACGGTAATAGACTACCTTGATGTTATCGGCTATGCGGCCGCGCTGGACCTCGTAGCCGTCCTTCTTCTCGGATGATTCGAGGACAAAGGCAGGCTTTTTGGCCACCTGTCGGAGTACGCCCTTCATGAATGATTCGGGCACGCCCTGCCCGCCGCGGTCGATAACCTGGATGGCCTTGATGGACTCCTTTTCGCGGAACACCTTGAACTCGGTGACCTGCCCCTTGTAGCGCTCCCAGCCCGGATTGGCGACGCTGTATTGTTTGTCCTTGGCGTAACGGGGGATGAAATCCGGCAATCTGCTGGGACGTTGTGCTGTCTGGGGCGGGGAGGCTGCTTCCGTGCGGCTGCGGTTTCCCGCGATGTCGGACAGGACTGCTTTGTCGCTCAATTGTGCCGTAGAATCCTCTCCTGCCTTGGAGGCTGCGGGAACAACCGGCTTCGGCGTAACGGCAGCCGGGGACTGTACTGTGGCGGCCGGTTTTGCCTGTTGTACGGCAGGGGGAGTTATGATGGAAACCGGTTTCTGTTCGTTTTTGCGGTTCTGGATGACCGTAACAACCACGGCGGCGATCAGGACCGGCGCCAGCCAGAGCAGGAAGGAAGAACGCCTGGAGAGCTTTTTTTCCGGTTCGATCATCTCAAGGTGTTCCACGTCCCACCCAGAAAAGGACTGTCGAGCGGGCTCCGCAGGCAGATCCGGCTCCTGCATGCTCTCTACGGCGCTATCGAAGGAGCTGGTAAACTCCGAGTAGACCTTAATACGTGAGCGGGGGGCATAGGTGATGCCCTGATCCACCAGTGACGGCTCCGCCGGAGAGGGCGGGGGCGGGGCGATGGTCAGGATGTCCAGAATGGGCGCCGGTACCAGCTCGGGCTCTGCGGCCGGTTCTTCGTTTGGTGCCATAACCGGCTGCGCCGGGGTAGCGGCGGAGGTTGCAACGATATCCTCCACCGCCAGGGCTGCTTCCAAACTGCTGCGGCCTTTCTGGGGAATGAGGGTGGCAATCGTGCGCCGGACGGCATCCAAGAGATTCTTTTCGTCCAGCGAGGTATCGATGTGCCCCTGATAGAGTTTGATGGTCTCTTCGCTGACCTGGGAAGGGGTGCAGAGCAGCACGAAGCGGCTACGCTTCCTGCCGAGCTGCTTTTTGAGGTGCATCAGCAGGATGTCGGCGGAAAGTCCGGAGAGATGGGTCTGGACAAAAACCATGGCCGGCTTTCGGGCGAGCAACTCTTCGCCACCCTTTTCAAGGCTGGATGCCGTGCGTAGCGTGATGCCCTTGTCGTCCGCGAGCCGGTTGAAGATCTTTCTGAGACGCGGTACATCGGTTATCAGCAGCAGGTCGGTCACGTGTGGTCCCCTCCTAAAAATCAATGGAGTTTATTCTACGGCATGAAGTATGCGTAATCAACAGGATTTATTGGCTGTACCGCCGTAAATGGGCCTTGCGCCGGAGAGGGGTAATCATGTATCGTAGACCCTGCAATGAACTAAATCCGAAAGGTATTCAGATGCTCGATTCACGGATTCTCGGCGAACTCGCTGCCATAGTGGGGACGGACAATGTCTTGACCGAAAAACAGGATATGCTTTGTTACTCCTACGATGCCACCCAGATGGAATTTCTGCCGTCGGCGGTTGTTCATCCTGCAAATGCAGCGGAGGTTTCCGCCGTGCTCGAACTGGCCAACCGTGAAGGCTTCCCGGTGTTTCCCCGCGGAGCCGGCAGCGGGTTCTCGGGCGGCGCGCTTCCCAAGGCGGGCGGCATTGTGCTGGTCACCACCCGCATGAACCGCATCCTGCGTATCGACACCGAGAACCTGATCGCCGAGGTGGAGCCGGGGGTCGTCACGGAGCTGTTCCAGCAGGAGGTGGAGAAATTCGGCCTGTTCTACCCGCCTGACCCGGCCTCCCTCAAGTTTTCCACCCTGGGGGGAAACGTGGCTGAGAACGCCGGTGGGCCGCGGGCCGTGAAATACGGCTGCACCAAGGATTTCGTCATGGGGTTGGAGGTCGTCCTGCCGACCGGCGCCATCATCCGCACCGGCGGAGAAACCTACAAGGGGGTGGTCGGTTACGATATGACCAAGCTTCTATGTGGTAGTGAGGGCACTCTCGGGATCATAACCCGCATTATTTTCAAGCTGCTCCCCTTTCCCGACGCCAAAAAAACGATGCTGACCATCTTCGATTCCATCGATGGGGCCGCCAAGGCTGTTTCAGCCATTATCGGCGGCAAGATCATTCCCACCACGCTGGAATTCATGGATCATGCCACTTTGCAATGCGTCGAGCGTCGTTTCAACCTGGGAATCCCTCCCGAGGGGCGTGCCGTGCTGCTGATTGAGGTGGACGGGGACCGGGATTTGGTCGAAAAACAGGCCGGGCAGATCCACGACATCATCAAACCGCTTGGATTGGTCCAGTTCCGCGCCGCCGAAAGCGCCGCCGAGTCGGAGCAACTCTGGAAGGTCCGCCGCCTGGTGTCGCCATCGCTCCGGGACGTCAATCCCGACAAGACCAACGAGGACATCGTAGTGCCCCGCAGCAAGGTGCCCGACGTCATCAGGCGAATCGAGGCCATCCAACAGAAGTTCGATGTGCCCATCGTCAATTTCGGTCACGCCGGGGACGGCAACATCCACGTCAACGTGATGATCGACAAACAGATTCCTGGCATGCAGGAGCGAGCCGAGGGAGCGGTAAGGGAAATCTTCCAGGCCGCACTGGATCTGGGAGGGACCATGTCGGGAGAACATGGCGTGGGGCTTTCTAAGGCGCCCTATATCGAATTGGAGCTGACCCCGGACCAGATCGCGGTCATGAAGGCCGTCAAGCACGCTCTGGACCCGAACAACATACTGAACCCAGGCAAGATGTTTCCTTGGGGGGAGAATGGTCATGCCGCACAATAGCGGTAAGGAACGGCAGGAAGTCTCGCTTGTCGGGCGGATACTGTCCTTGGAGACCATGCTGCTCATGATGGGGGTTGCGTCGCTCGTCTACGGTATCGTCAACGGCGTGGAGACCAGCATCCTCTGGGGGATCGTCATCATCCCCGGCGTGTTTATCCTGATGAAGGTCCGTCGAAAGGACTGGCGAAAACACTGGCAAGAACTGGAGGCGGAGCAGAAAGCCCGTAGCGGGCACAAAGAGCCCCCTTCGGACACGCATTAGCAGGCTATTGAAATACCGTCCCAGGTTGTTCAAAAATAGTCAGATCGTCGCCTCCGCACAAAAGGGCTTTCGAGGACGGCGGCGAGATGGCTATTTTTCAACAACCTCTTAGGAAGTGACCGTTATGAAACATGGAGCAATCGTTCTGGCCTCGGCTTCACCACGACGTACGGAGCTGATGGCCTTGGCCGGCATCGAATTCACGGTGGTTGCGGCAGATATCTGCGAAGATGCATTGCCCGGCGAGAAACCGTCCGAACACGTCATCCGTCTGTCGCGCGAGAAGGCCGATGCCGTAGCGCGGACAACGGCCGGCCGTTTCTTCATAGGCGCCGACACCGTGGTGGTCCTGGACGACACCATCATGGGAAAACCTGTCGACGATGCCGATGCCTTCCGTATGTTGACCGCCCTGTCCGGCAGAAAGCACGAGGTGATCACCGGGTTCACGGTCTTCGACAAGGTGAGCGGCATCCACCTCAGCCGGAGCGTGCATACCGAGGTGACCTTCCGAAACCTCACGGAGAAAGAGATCTGGGACTACATCGCCAGCGGCTGTCCCATGGACAAGGCGGGGTCCTATGCCATCCAGGGAGGCGCCGTACATTTCGTCCGCTCTATCAGCGGATCGTACACCAATGTGGTCGGCCTGCCGATGGCAGAGTTGTACGAGGTACTACAGACGGTCGAGGCGTTGCCCTGATATCGGGTGTCGAGTCCGTCGTTTCCCTAAAAACAATCGTTCCTGGTTACAGCTCGGTTAACGGCACCCGGAACGGGAAAACTGCCATGTCGATTGCACAACGCCTCAACCAGATACGGTCGCGGATCGGAGACGCCGCTGCCAAGGCCGGCCGTGATCCCCACGCGATACGCTTGGTGGCGGTTTCCAAGACCCGCCCCCTCGAGGATATCGTGGAGGCCTGCCGGGCGGGGCAGATCATCTTTGGCGAGAATTATGTCCAGGAACTGGCCGCCAAGGCGGCCAGCATAGGGGACCCCCTGGAATGGCACTTCATCGGCCACCTCCAGAGCAACAAAGTCAAATACCTGGCCGGTTTGGTGTCGCTGGTCCACTCGGTTGACCGCTTCTCCCTGGCCGAGGAGATCAGCCGCCAGTGGGGCAGGCTGGGCCGAAGCTGTGACGTGCTGGTACAGGTGAACATCGCCGGCGAGGCCACGAAGTCTGGTACAACGGAGACCGGGGCGCTCCAACTGGTGCGTGATATTGCCCTGTTGCCCAACGTCAGGGTGCGTGGACTCATGACCATGCCCCCCTTTTTCGACGATCCCGAGGGAGCCCGCCCCTATTTCGCTGAACTGAAGCGGCTGTCGGACCTGATCGCTGCTGAAGCTATTCCGGGCGTGGAGATGGGAGAACTTTCCATGGGCATGTCCGGCGATTTCGAGGCCGCCATTCAGGAGGGTGCAACTCTGGTGCGGGTCGGCACCGCCATCTTCGGCGAGCGGTGATGCAGGTTGTTGAAAAATAGCCATCTCACAACCGTCCTCGAAAGCCCTTTTGTTCGGGTGCGGCGATCTGGCTGTTTTGAACAACCTGGGTTCTTTGAATAACAGTTTGGCGATGCTATTACAACTCGGGCACCGCCTGCACAAAAGCGCTCAACTCCGGCCGGTCCAGGTCTTCCAAGTATTTGAGCACGAAACGCTGCGCCGATTCCGCAGCCCGCGGTATGTCCCAGGCGCTCATATCCCGATCCACCACAAGGTTGCTAATGCCGCGGATTTCAAGACAGTCCACGCCTGAACGCAGGCATACCTGCGCAACGGCCGCTCCTTCCATGCTTTCGGCAATGGCGTTGAAGTGTCGCGCCACGGTCTCGCCGCGCTGGCGTGTCCCGCTACAGGTTGAAACGGTCACGAAACGCCCCCGCATCAGGAATACTCCATAGTAATCGGCTAACTGCATGGCCTTTTCTGCGGCATGCTTGGAAAGGGGAATTTCATTGTGAAAGGTTAGTTTCCCCTGCGCAAATGATGCTAACTCCATGAAGCGAAGATCCTTCCATCCCTCCGGTGTCTGAACCCCTTCATCTCCCAGAATCTCATTGCTGGCAACGGCAAGGTTGCCGATTGACAGTCCACTCCCCGGATAGGCGCCTGCACAGCCGACATTGATCACCAAGCGTGGCCGGCAACGCTCTATCAGGACCGCTGCGGCGGCAGCGGCGTTGATCTTGCCGACCCCACCCGCGCAGAGCGTTACGGGCAGCGTACCAATGGTCCCCTCGGCATATTCGAAAGCAGCCGTCGTCTGCTGGACGGAGTTGGTAAGGGCATGCTCCAACAAGGACATTTCCTGGAGCACCGCCGTGATGATAAGAATCGGTTCCATGTTTATTATCCCGTACAGTTTAGTTAGTACTCGCAATTCCGGCTATTTTTGCCGTTGCCTTCTTTGCGGCTTCTTGATGTAGACCCTGCTACGCCTGCGTCACCGCGCCTCGGCATCGGCCAAAATAGCTCGGAATGCATTCCCACGGCTAACCGCACGGGATACTAGCGTGGCAGCCTTTCTGGCTCGTTTGTCTCTCTGTTTTCAAGCCACTGGTTCAGGACCGTTTCCAGGTCCTGAACCAGCACCGGTTTTGACAGGTAGTCGTTCATGCCCGCTTCGATGCATTTTTCCCGCTCACCGGCCATGGCGTTGGCCGTCAAGGCTATCACCGGTGTCGTATGGTTGCGGACACTTGATGTCGGGTCGCGGATGACGGCAGTGGCATCGTACCCGTTCATCTCCGGCATCTGGCAGTCCATCAGCACCAGATCATAGGAACTGTGTTCCAATGCCTTGACCGCATCAAGGCCGTTTGCGACGGCGTCGGCCTCGTAGCCCAGCTTGTTGAGCATCATCCTGATGACTCGTCGATTGGTGGTATGGTCTTCAGCCAACAGGATACGTGCACGTTGGGTGGCGTCGGCATTACGGTTGACGAAGGACCCTTGGGCTTCTTTCTCCTGAACGGTGCCGGCGTCCTGAGTCTGTTTTTCAAACGGCAGGGTGATGCGGAAGGTCGAACCGGAACCGGCGCTGCTTGTTACATCGATGGCGCCGCCCATCAGTTCCGCAAGTTGGCTGCTGATTGCCAGTCCCAACCCTGTGCCGCCGTATTTGCGGGTACTTGAACCGTCTACTTGGACGAAGGGGGTAAAGATGCCGTCCAAGTGTTCCGAGGAGATGCCGATGCCGGTATCGCTTATTGCGAATCGTAGCGTTACCTGTTGAGCCTCTTCGTGTTCCCGCGATACATGGACCGTCACACCCCCCTGACGGGTGAATTTGATGCCGTTTCCCACGATGTTCCTGATGATCTGGGCCAGACGGCCCGGATCGCCCCTGAGTTGCAGCGGCACATCCTGCTCCACCTGCCAGGCCAGTTGCAAGTTCTTTTCCACGGCCTGCAACGAGAAAATCTGTATGGTGTCCTTAATGACGGTTTTGAGATTGAAGTTGCTTTTCTCAAACAGAAGTTTTCCTGCTTCTATACGGGCGAAATCGAGAAGCTCATCAATCAGGTTCAGCAACTCCTTGCTACTTTTGAGGGCCACCCCAGCGTATTCGAGTTGCTCCGAAGTCAGGTCCGTGTCCATCAGAAGCCCGCTCATGCCGATGATGCCGTTCAGCGGAGTGCGGAGCTCATGGCTCATGTTGGCAAGAAACCGGCTCTTGGCGGCATTGGCCGCATCGGCGGTTTCCTTGGCTGATATAAGGGCCTGTTCTGTTTGTTTCCGTTCGGTAATATCCTGAAAGAATCCGATGTAGCGGTCATTATCGATCTTGACGGCCTGCAGGGATACCCAAACTTTGCTACCGTCTTTCCGCACCAGGAGCAATTCTCGTGTGGCGGAGCCTTCTTCTTTAAATTTTTCGAAATTATGCCGCCCCGTTTCCCGGTATTCAGGGGGCAGTATATCCCCAATGGACATGCTGGTAAGTTCCGCTTCGGAATACCCCAGCATTACGGCCGCAGTACGGTTTACCTCGACGTACCTCCCCAAGTGGTCGACAACCGATACGCCGATAGGTGCAAACTCGATATACGAACGGAACTTGGCCTCGCTTTCCCGCAGCGAATCCAGTGCCATCTTGCGTTCGGTGATGTCGAGCATCAATCCACGCAGGATTGGGGGTGAATCATCTTCAATAACCACCGAGACCGTATTCCGAAGCCAGAGCGTGTTCCCGTTGGCGGCGATCATGCGGAAGTCGAATTGCCGGGATATCTTTTCGCGTGCTATTTTCCTGCACAGCCCCATCACCCTGTCGTTGTCTTCCGGGTGGATATGGTTATGATAGAAGCCCGGTTCGGACAGCCAGGCTGAAA
Encoded proteins:
- a CDS encoding ammonium transporter, which translates into the protein METMSTVTGLKSSGDVLFLMLGAVMVFAMHAGFAFLEVGTVRKKNQVNAFVKILTDWSVSTVVYFVVGFPIAYGISFLKPVEDLLGKTQGYDLVHYFFLLCFAACIPAIISGGIAERAKFWPQVTAGAIFAGLSYPLFESFIWGKNSSLLQGIFKNIGGAEFHDYAGSVVVHSIGGWIALPAVIVLGPRMGRYIHGKSHALPISSIPFLALGSWILAVGWFGFNVMSAGNLEKISGLVAVNSLMAMVGGVLAALVAGRNDPGFVHNGALAGLIAVCAGSDIMHPLASFVVGCVASVIFVYGFHYEQEILKIDDVLGVWPLHGVIGSWGGIAAGIFGQKALGGMGGVTFVSQLVGTLSAIIFALVSGFVVYGILSKSVGIRLSPDQEFAGADLAIHKIGAYPEDHVR
- a CDS encoding tetratricopeptide repeat protein, coding for MSGFNAYQQKNYASAIKRMNEVLQKYPDSPLRDMAIFWLARSYFKNGDQQDAARYMSQFAKEYPDNPLRATVEDELLALTARYDKGEKLPAGEAPAKQAQAPKVKPEPEQLTKQQAEKERLAKQQADQERQTAEKAEQEQQAREQAAKAELAKQQAEKDRLAKLKAEQERLAAEKAEQERLAKEQAAKEQLAKQQAEKERLAKQQADQERQASDKVEQEQQAKQQAAKAELAKQQAEKDRLAKLKAEQERLAAEKAEQERLAKEQAAKEQLAKQQAEKERLAKQQADQERQASDKVEQEQQAKQQAAKAELAKQRAEQERLAKLRAEQERLAVEKADLERLAKEQAAKEQFAKQRAEKEHLAKQQADQERIAAEQAEQEKLAQQQGAQKQAFQEKQAAEQAEIMRLAREKAEQKRLAILKEEEESKAAEQATQQRRVAVQAERELLAKRKAEEERAAAEAAAAVEAGRAEQRQVAAKAEEERQAKNRLVEEKTRAEKAMLREKAIAQYKSIIENYPGSSAAVTAAAKLKGLGVAVALPPQAAPVERQENAQVLRFEVGQYVGFEFNLLAQPKAYEVAQRTSIPFEVINRGNGSDSFSLESAFPAEFRAGFAAAGAPEKSIRETPKLAPGEVFRGVISFEIPPASIDGLKITYPVKAASTLMTEASQSREVAMTASAPLLRAVLKADKTHLLPGGQVAYRIVVLNIGTMAAKDVTLNLNYPPQLEPLDYSATGFKQGMKSVMISDGLHIKSGESREFSVAFRLKDDSLAGQELITRAELVNNPLKTTAAFVSNVAYIDPQHGVAIRTAAEERLVVIPGQTTTIPFVVTNTGNVSEKYRIAANLKSPQETVVIYHDINRDGIRQANEPAITEIGPLAPKEEAAVIVEVKTPRSVNDGTEGNVQLSLTPEGDTTRTAFASAHLFYSRPVLKMAIAARDGRLKPGEVASFDLTITNGGSNLARIVELQSTWPEQLELIGADPSNSSVSNGNILWKFKELGAGEKKAIKVSFRVRHGIGVGTNIQVKNILTYEDQLGNRY
- a CDS encoding LysM peptidoglycan-binding domain-containing protein, which codes for MARCPWKTAAAALIFLLVVPAWGEQQYLYSPKPAGPEEQSQGKDGILVREVPVEKGDTLSGISRRFSGHGSYYPQILLFNDVKDPNLIYAGSTLRVPVGKGREAGTSEAVPAPSTGKKAGRHTRMKKVSRPVQAAPSAVVPSRRKQQPVTGKAHSGYDSMELSPSDLKRLEVGREKKTAVRKKTAPEGHKRAAGGGEKVKQPFGGERVTKSAPAAPVPAATGEEASQKLFAQAVKAYRQDDFRSALDLFDRFLTMNPGSSLAADASLYKAECYLKLSNQ
- a CDS encoding FAD-binding oxidoreductase, producing the protein MLDSRILGELAAIVGTDNVLTEKQDMLCYSYDATQMEFLPSAVVHPANAAEVSAVLELANREGFPVFPRGAGSGFSGGALPKAGGIVLVTTRMNRILRIDTENLIAEVEPGVVTELFQQEVEKFGLFYPPDPASLKFSTLGGNVAENAGGPRAVKYGCTKDFVMGLEVVLPTGAIIRTGGETYKGVVGYDMTKLLCGSEGTLGIITRIIFKLLPFPDAKKTMLTIFDSIDGAAKAVSAIIGGKIIPTTLEFMDHATLQCVERRFNLGIPPEGRAVLLIEVDGDRDLVEKQAGQIHDIIKPLGLVQFRAAESAAESEQLWKVRRLVSPSLRDVNPDKTNEDIVVPRSKVPDVIRRIEAIQQKFDVPIVNFGHAGDGNIHVNVMIDKQIPGMQERAEGAVREIFQAALDLGGTMSGEHGVGLSKAPYIELELTPDQIAVMKAVKHALDPNNILNPGKMFPWGENGHAAQ